Proteins encoded in a region of the Bactrocera tryoni isolate S06 chromosome 4, CSIRO_BtryS06_freeze2, whole genome shotgun sequence genome:
- the LOC120774166 gene encoding uncharacterized protein LOC120774166: protein MARVGKRKNLSCIQWTLVIIFVIYWLIFFPIVWFVIQPPAFQTSTTATLLYALLFFAIFVLIYCIVYCCLKRCEQKRVQEHNMKKVKEAFPPLEDDLERPECLKTANISRKERPTSKRVLIPKVPEAEQYKDAMLYTKGDSNRDSAVTIMLYVDDRAEEKTRFVSKQELYFNGEQFLNTEDKRECGHACD, encoded by the coding sequence ATGGCGCGCgttggaaaaagaaaaaacctCAGCTGCATACAATGGACCTTAGTGATCATCTTCGTAATCTATTGGCTGATCTTCTTTCCAATAGTTTGGTTTGTCATACAACCGCCGGCATTCCAGACGAGCACTACCGCAACCCTACTTTATGCGCTGCTCTTCTTCGCGATTTTCGTCCTCATATATTGCATCGTTTACTGTTGTCTCAAGCGTTGCGAGCAAAAGCGCGTCCAAGAGCATAACATGAAGAAAGTAAAGGAGGCTTTCCCACCGTTGGAAGACGACCTAGAGAGACCAGAGTGTCTGAAAACCGCCAATATTTCGAGAAAAGAACGTCCGACTAGTAAACGTGTGCTGATACCGAAAGTGCCAGAAGCTGAGCAATATAAAGATGCTATGCTGTATACGAAAGGCGATTCAAATCGCGATAGTGCAGTTACGATAATGTTATATGTTGATGATAGGGCGGAAGAAAAAACGAGGTTCGTAAGCAAACAAGAACTATACTTTAATGGCGAGCAGTTTCTTAATACTGAGGATAAGCGAGAGTGTGGTCATGCATGTGACTAA